A genomic segment from Rhodospirillum centenum SW encodes:
- a CDS encoding TIGR00266 family protein, with protein MMTQWFFHTSREQVGPLQGEAALDFARRNPDAFCWRQGMPEWLPVKAVAELSADASPWAGGAMPPPPSAGIRGGRADEIDFRIYGEEMQFVEVELDPGESAVAEAGAMVYKDSRVEMTTIFGDGSGPEGGSFMDKLIGAGKRVITGESLFTTVFTHQGTGKGKVAFGAPYPGTILALKLSDVGGRLICQKDSFLAAAKGVSIGIHFQRRILTGLFGGEGFIMQNLAGDGWVFVHVGGTVVERQLAAGEELHVDTGCLAAMTPEVDFDLVQVGGIKSMVFGGEGVFFASLRGPGRVWIQSLPFSRLAGRMLAAATPLGKKGEGSALGPLGDIVMGNR; from the coding sequence ATGATGACGCAGTGGTTCTTCCATACGTCGCGGGAACAGGTCGGCCCGTTGCAGGGTGAGGCCGCCCTCGACTTCGCCCGGCGCAACCCGGACGCCTTCTGCTGGCGCCAGGGGATGCCGGAATGGCTGCCGGTGAAGGCGGTCGCGGAACTGTCGGCCGACGCCAGCCCCTGGGCCGGCGGGGCGATGCCGCCGCCGCCGTCGGCCGGCATCCGCGGCGGCCGCGCCGACGAGATCGACTTCCGCATCTACGGCGAGGAGATGCAGTTCGTGGAGGTCGAACTCGACCCCGGCGAGAGTGCCGTGGCCGAGGCCGGGGCCATGGTCTACAAGGACTCCCGGGTGGAGATGACCACCATCTTCGGCGACGGCTCCGGGCCGGAGGGCGGCAGCTTCATGGACAAGCTGATCGGTGCCGGCAAGCGCGTCATCACCGGGGAGAGCCTGTTCACCACCGTCTTCACCCATCAGGGGACCGGCAAGGGAAAGGTCGCCTTCGGCGCGCCCTATCCCGGCACCATCCTGGCGCTGAAGCTGTCCGATGTCGGCGGCCGGCTGATCTGCCAGAAGGACAGCTTCCTGGCCGCGGCCAAGGGCGTCTCCATCGGCATCCATTTCCAGCGCCGCATCCTTACCGGCCTGTTCGGCGGCGAGGGCTTCATCATGCAGAACCTGGCCGGCGACGGCTGGGTCTTCGTGCATGTCGGCGGCACCGTCGTGGAGCGTCAGCTCGCGGCCGGTGAGGAACTGCACGTCGATACCGGCTGCCTCGCGGCGATGACGCCGGAGGTGGATTTCGACCTCGTCCAGGTCGGCGGCATCAAGTCGATGGTGTTCGGCGGGGAGGGGGTGTTCTTCGCCTCGCTGCGGGGGCCGGGCCGGGTCTGGATCCAGAGCCTGCCCTTCTCGCGCCTCGCCGGGCGGATGCTGGCCGCCGCCACGCCGCTGGGCAAGAAGGGGGAGGGCAGCGCCCTCGGCCCCCTGGGCGACATCGTGATGGGCAACCGCTGA
- a CDS encoding DUF533 domain-containing protein, whose translation MDVERLLGMFLDNSLRGRSVGGIARRAAFSREGLTLIAGIGFAAYEHFRGRQQGPQVEPPPPPGGQAVPPPFPGAAPGAGAAPAAPPPVVPLPAVPMPAAPSGPPPLPPGALTPPAPVPDVDLLIYAAVQAAKADGVLDEEEKRDILDAMEEEGAENDVLARFNELLAGPCDMDGLVARVKDPATAAEVWAASRLAIEPDTRVEQDYLAELARRLGLDEAAVAEIEARLAEAGAGSDD comes from the coding sequence ATGGATGTCGAACGGCTTCTCGGCATGTTTCTGGACAACAGCCTGCGCGGCAGATCGGTGGGGGGGATCGCCCGCCGGGCAGCCTTCTCGCGCGAGGGGCTGACGCTCATCGCCGGGATCGGATTCGCCGCCTACGAACATTTCCGCGGCCGTCAGCAGGGGCCGCAGGTCGAGCCGCCCCCGCCGCCGGGCGGGCAGGCCGTGCCGCCACCGTTCCCCGGGGCCGCCCCCGGGGCTGGGGCCGCGCCTGCCGCGCCGCCGCCTGTTGTGCCCCTGCCCGCCGTGCCCATGCCTGCCGCGCCCTCTGGCCCGCCGCCGCTGCCGCCGGGGGCGCTGACCCCGCCGGCGCCGGTGCCCGACGTCGATCTCCTGATCTATGCCGCTGTGCAGGCGGCCAAGGCCGACGGCGTGCTGGACGAGGAGGAGAAGCGCGACATCCTCGACGCGATGGAGGAGGAGGGGGCGGAGAACGACGTGCTCGCCCGCTTCAACGAGCTGCTGGCCGGTCCCTGCGACATGGATGGACTGGTCGCGCGGGTGAAGGACCCCGCCACTGCGGCCGAGGTCTGGGCCGCCTCCCGCCTCGCCATCGAGCCGGACACCCGGGTGGAACAGGACTATCTGGCGGAGCTGGCCCGCCGCCTCGGCCTCGACGAGGCCGCCGTGGCGGAGATCGAGGCCCGCCTCGCCGAAGCCGGGGCCGGCAGCGACGACTGA